One region of Culex pipiens pallens isolate TS chromosome 2, TS_CPP_V2, whole genome shotgun sequence genomic DNA includes:
- the LOC120422208 gene encoding uncharacterized protein LOC120422208: MQSLEPASCQEADYMLNDAYCKLRKSPSRQQTLLIDPPPQYPSLPSPILNDSTPLFNTSSSSSGTSPLPSSSSTSSYATLSGIQSTSPPANLLAASSSSTSSSVSSSAYLLKSSSTSSHYHHHHHQHHHVDKRGATDSGYVSSSPSKKSKLSSLVASGVGGGGGSSSGSSSINSSSAASASNYGGSQQQQQYHLHGGGSSSPQLSSAGGTSHGVAAATAGKYNIHDKLRELYLELLAEDNTETNRLNLRNTSFLLDKLVLRENLNTLILNLYPGNKGYSLAFRRGPDQQQQSDGRGNISKSGALASERAGSPSPSLATDINAEQLQETIRWPYEEEELLECIDREELPLVLVDMCEAKCPGLFYSGCVIAEIRDYRQSFPIFTCDTYHVLLKPTNQTLLADVNLLTAEGDWSAEEKLALESQLVLATAEPLCLDPNPEVGRMAINHQHRRQMFNTNPIRRQAKKFSQVAINRKRKTDQFTHSFGLELSDFMTKYRAKPRQYAATKRSVVSFTLPKKPSDVSSTVRVPSLDLPELAAPSEVNVEKFARKYDGPKESRDCIPQLIEEYILETDRVVNRGDTRTYHIKLSIFQRPSNSEYLGELYVDRDYRESERNGEACQFTLGTRAHAHRYIQQFTEIFTEEGRKSVKITHLVPGQVPKVLHTAGMREQSVQQQQQQQQQQQQQQQQQAMQTNQSHIQQQITQIQQQFQSNPTHALITRLQATNTALVSQIASAGVGNVATTTTTTATINATNPSVLPGNQAPVQVVQQIVQQQQQPQVVAAAPTPQQQQQQMQQIITAGPSTNIITIGGATLQPQQQQQQHPQQLAVQQQTIVGQQQQQQIFTTCDTSSSSGVAQQLQQAQPQANITIQQQQPAQQQQQVQQIQAQAHPQQQQTLLLVQPTGQTVGPGAPGTQNIQGFTFTSAPQTATVINQGAVTAGAATGNRVPLLVRLENKPSQQQQQQQQTQHVQSQQQNQSTTTTIHTNNPEINAIALSIMNSANQFRANQQQQQQQQQQQQQQQQQQQQQQQQNKSNSNAAIISLLNSAPAAMTNSPVLSSNLSVPVKTELHQGVQQQQPQQHTIHHHQATGTTTISSSAAAALFNSVGARKIQIQQQPGGGQRILNHTNLIAVSSNPAGGGIGQTQLINIQPAIDQQQQQQSQQHTQQQQQHRVTMSALASQLASPPAILTTSNLPQSFNVSAASGAGGQNFVNASNNTTSKLIINSTNQRILNINTNSANSSSTTAAVMAALGGTIRRVSGPAGGDGSGGGIQLQIQGADGIRRIATGTGSDIQLQIQGISSPSGSDHSNASSTTSVSVGGGGGGGGMQVNNAGTPAGNIIFNNMSGLSALLATTSPSPQQQQQQQVTAADGTVTNTANLGSNNSSSSNSSNNTSALIERLTSCSTINLTNNQQQQSHPHPAASPAGLQFTIPSPKTPQQSQQQTHLQIQSPSSSISPLSSPPPATLHTQQQQQQQHTHQTPHQTTVNLQGLNLASLHGAMASIPGLQNVQVQIPGLSQPISLSLSSASPANATASVLNAAANSAAAAAGNNHQTTSLLVSVPVSSSAGNVIGTTQLGNSVTVSTASLIGANAGQQQQHHHQQQQNTQTVVLTNPQTSVGGSSLLSLPIAQLVTSGMKGLSQQSLRAGTPLTVNTGQPGQQIQLLNISQRPRVGGQLPVVTSVTTPITAKQIAARVAQQRSMAGSTLKIATPITATHHAQQLGQTLNVTTSGGATNQLVMTAKQLQQRLQQQHQHHQQQQQLIAAANQQQQQQQQQSATTQIHIQQQQQTIQPVQHQQQQQQQQQISIINNSVVSPLPLPTITPPPAPAQAQAQVVTAAQQHQNVMNALASKHRRRSAADMNK; the protein is encoded by the exons AGTGGcgttggcggcggcggcggttccTCGTCAGGGTCTTCATCAATCAACAGTTCTTCCGCGGCGAGCGCTAGTAACTATGGCGgtagtcagcagcagcagcaatatcATCTCCATGGCGGGGGTAGCAGCAGTCCGCAGTTGTCGTCCGCCGGCGGGACGTCCCATGGGGTGGCGGCGGCCACCGCTGGCAAATACAACATACATGACAAACTTAGGGAATTGTATCTTGAACTACTAGCTGAGGACAATACTGAAACTAATAGG CTTAACTTAAGAAATACGTCGTTTCTGCTGGACAAACTGGTGTTGCGGGAGAACCTCAACACGCTGATCCTAAATCTCTACCCCGGCAATAAAGGATATTCGTTAGCATTTAGGAGAGGgcccgaccagcagcagcagagcgATGGCAGGGGAAAT ATCTCAAAAAGTGGTGCTTTGGCGTCGGAGCGGGCCGGCTCGCCGAGCCCCTCGCTGGCGACGGACATCAACGCCGAGCAGCTGCAGGAGACGATCCGGTGGCCGTACGAGGAGGAGGAACTGCTCGAGTGCATCGACCGCGAGGAGCTGCCGCTGGTGCTGGTGGACATGTGCGAGGCCAAGTGCCCCGGGCTGTTCTACTCGGGCTGCGTGATTGCGGAGATCCGCGACTACCGGCAGTCGTTTCCGATCTTCACCTGTGATACGTACCACGTGCTGCTGAAGCCCACCAATCAG ACCCTGCTGGCCGACGTGAACCTGCTGACGGCGGAGGGCGACTGGAGCGCCGAGGAGAAGCTTGCCCTCGAAAGTCAGCTGGTGCTTGCGACCGCGGAACCGCTCTGTCTCGATCCGAATCCGGAGGTGGGACGGATGGCGATCAATCACCAGCACCGGAGGCAAATGTTCAACACGAACCCGATCCGGCGGCAGGCGAAAAAGTTCTCCCAGGTGGCGATCAACCGCAAGAGGAAAACGGACCAGTTCACGCACAGCTTCGGGCTGGAACTGAGCGACTTCATGACAAAGTACCGTGCGAAGCCCCGTCAGTACGCGGCCACCAAGCGGAGCGTGGTTAGCTTCACACTGCCCAAGAAGCCGTCGGACGTGAGCTCGACGGTGCGCGTTCCCAGTCTGGACCTGCCCGAGTTGGCGGCCCCTAGCGAAGTGAACGTGGAGAAGTTTGCCCGGAAGTACGACGGTCCGAAGGAGAGCCGAGACTGCATACCGCAGCTGATCGAGGAGTACATTTTGGAGACGGATCGGGTGGTCAATCGGGGAGACACCAGGACGTACCACATTAAGCTGTCGATTTTCCAGCGGCCGTCAAACTCGGAGTACCTCGGAGAGCTGTACGTGGACCGGGACTATCGCGAGAGCGAACGCAACGGCGAAGCTTGTCAGTTTACGCTGGGAACTCGCGCGCACGCACACCGTTACATCCAGCAATTTACGGAGATATTCACCGAGGAGGGTcgcaaatcggtcaaaattacCCATCTGGTGCCGGGGCAGGTGCCAAAGGTGCTACACACGGCCGGAATGcgcgaacaaagtgttcagcaacagcagcagcagcagcaacaacaacaacaacagcagcaacaacaagcaATGCAAACGAATCAATCTCATATCCAACAGCAAATCACGCAAATTCAGCAACAGTTCCAGTCCAACCCGACGCACGCGTTGATCACGCGACTGCAAGCAACGAACACCGCGCTGGTCTCGCAGATTGCTTCAGCCGGCGTCGGTAACGTGGCAaccacaacgacgacgacggcgacgatcaACGCGACCAATCCGAGCGTGCTTCCAGGCAATCAGGCGCCCGTGCAGGTTGTTCAACAGAtcgttcagcagcagcagcagccccaaGTCGTGGCGGCCGCACCGACgccacagcagcagcaacaacaaatgCAGCAAATCATTACCGCCGGACCGTCCACAAACATCATCACCATCGGAGGGGCCACCCTCCAGccgcaacagcaacagcaacaacatccCCAACAACTTGCTGTCCAACAGCAAACCATCGTCggtcagcaacagcagcagcaaatctTTACCACCTGTGATActtccagcagttccggcgtcgCGCAACAACTGCAGCAGGCACAGCCGCAGGCCAACATCACCATCCAGCAACAGCAACctgcccagcagcagcagcaggttcaGCAAATTCAAGCTCAAGCGCACCCTCAACAGCAACAAACGCTGCTGCTGGTGCAACCCACTGGACAGACCGTTGGCCCAGGCGCACCCGGAACGCAAAACATTCAAGGCTTTACCTTTACCTCAGCTCCACAAACTGCCACGGTCATCAATCAGGGCGCCGTAACGGCGGGTGCCGCCACCGGGAACCGTGTCCCGTTGCTGGTTCGACTCGAGAATAAGCcctcgcagcagcagcaacaacaacaacaaacgcaGCATGTCCAGTCCCAGCAGCAGAATCaaagcaccaccaccaccatccatACGAACAATCCGGAGATTAACGCGATCGCGCTCAGCATCATGAACTCGGCCAACCAGTTTCGTGCCaatcagcaacagcagcaacagcaacaacaacaacagcaacaacaacaacagcaacagcagcagcaacaacaacagaatAAATCCAACTCGAACGCTGCGATCATTAGCTTGCTGAACAGTGCACCGGCTGCGATGACCAACTCCCCTGTGCTGAGCAGTAATTTGTCGGTCCCAGTAAAAACAGAGTTGCATCAAGGCGTTCAGCAGCAACAACCTCAGCAACATACCATTCACCACCATCAGGCCACCGGGACGACCACGATATCGAGTAGTGCCGCGGCGGCGTTGTTCAACAGCGTCGGAGCTCGGAAGATTCAAATCCAACAACAGCCGGGTGGAGGCCAGAGGATACTGAACCACACGAACTTGATCGCAGTCAGTAGCAATCCGGCGGGTGGTGGCATTGGTCAAACTCAGCTCATCAACATCCAGCCGGCAATcgaccagcaacaacaacaacaatcccaGCAACACacccaacaacagcagcaacaccGGGTGACCATGTCGGCGTTGGCATCCCAACTGGCGTCCCCTCCGGCGATCCTAACCACGTCGAATCTTCCCCAAAGTTTCAACGTTTCGGCGGCGAGCGGCGCCGGCGGCCAGAACTTTGTCAACGCGTCCAACAACACCACCAGCAAGCTGATCATCAACAGTACAAATCAACGGATATTGAACATCAACACGAATAGCGCCAACAGTTCGTCGACGACGGCGGCCGTGATGGCCGCGCTGGGGGGCACCATCCGGCGGGTAAGTGGCCCCGCGGGAGGTGATGGCTCCGGCGGTGGCATTCAGCTGCAAATTCAGGGCGCGGATGGCATCCGACGGATCGCGACCGGCACGGGCAGTGACATCCAGCTGCAGATACAGGGAATTTCGTCGCCCAGTGGGAGTGACCACTCGAACGCGTCCTCGACGACGTCGGTTTCGGTGGGCGGaggcggcggtggcggcggcatGCAGGTCAACAACGCTGGAACACCCGCCGGAAACATCATCTTCAACAACATGTCCGGCCTAAGCGCCCTGCTGGCGACCACTTCTCCCTCtcctcagcagcagcagcagcaacaagtgACGGCGGCGGACGGAACCGTGACGAATACCGCTAACCTAGGCAGTAACAATAGTAGTAGCAGCAACTCTAGTAATAATACTTCAGCATTAATCGAAAGACTGACTTCATGTAGTACTATTAACCTAACCAataaccaacaacaacaatcgcACCCACATCCGGCGGCGAGTCCGGCCGGGCTGCAGTTCACGATACCGTCGCCCAAAACGCCCCAGCAATCTCAACAGCAAACGCACCTGCAAATTCAGTCGCCCTCGTCGTCGATATCGCCACTTTCTAGTCCTCCGCCGGCGACGCTTCAcacgcaacagcagcagcagcagcagcacactcATCAGACGCCCCACCAAACGACGGTCAATCTGCAGGGACTGAACCTGGCCAGCCTGCACGGTGCTATGGCGTCGATTCCGGGGCTGCAGAATGTCCAG GTTCAAATCCCCGGCCTCTCGCAGCCAATCTCGCTGTCGCTGTCGTCGGCTAGTCCGGCCAACGCCACCGCTAGTGTGCTGAACGCTGCGGCCAACAGTGCTGCTGCGGCGGCCGGTAATAACCATCAGACGACGAGTTTGCTGGTGTCGGTGCCCGTGTCGAGTTCGGCCGGCAACGTCATCGGGACGACCCAGCTTGGGAACTCGGTGACCGTGTCGACGGCTAGTCTGATTGGGGCGAATGccggtcagcagcagcagcaccatcaccagcagcagcagaatacGCAGACGGTGGTGCTTACGAACCCGCAGACCAGCGTCGGCGGGTCCAGTCTTCTTTCGTTGCCAATTG CTCAACTTGTTACCTCGGGGATGAAGGGACTGAGTCAGCAGAGCTTGCGGGCCGGCACGCCCCTCACGGTCAACACCGGCCAGCCGGGCCAGCAGATCCAGTTGCTCAACATTAGTCAGCGGCCACGCGTCGGCGGACAGCTTCCAGTGGTGACGTCCGTCACCACGCCCATCACCGCCAAGCAGATTGCGGCCCGCGTGGCCCAGCAGCGGAGCATGGCCGGCTCGACGCTGAAGATTGCCACACCCATCACCG CCACACATCACGCGCAACAGCTGGGCCAAACGCTGAACGTGACCACCAGCGGCGGTGCCACAAATCAGCTAGTGATGACGGCAAAGCAGCTCCAACAGCGTCTTCAACAGcaacaccaacaccaccagcagcaacagcaattAATCGCAGCCGCCaaccaacaacagcaacaacagcaacaacaatccGCCACCACGCAAATTCacatccagcagcagcagcaaaccaTTCAGCCGGTCCAGcatcagcaacaacagcagcagcaacagcaaatcAGCATCATCAACAACAGCGTCGTGTCGCCGCTTCCCTTGCCAACGATAACGCCTCCGCCGGCGCCAGCTCAGGCCCAAGCCCAGGTGGTCACCGCCGCCCAGCAGCACCAGAACGTGATGAACGCGCTGGCCAGCAAGCACCGGCGGAGATCGGCAGCGGACATGAACAAGTAA